The DNA window CGCGGGTGCCGACGGCATATTCAACGATGAGCAAATGCTACAAGCCGGCGCCCAGTTCCTGGCCGTGCTTGCGGCTGCGTCCTTTCAGGAACATCCGCTCGGCAACCTCGACGACATAGTAGAAGGCAAAGCCCATCACGATCAGCCACGTGATGGCAGCAAATACGGTAACCATCGACAGATTGGCGCGTGCCTCGACGAGGACGTAGCCGAGGCCGGAATCCGAGGCGACAAACTCCGCCACGATGGCTCCGACCACGGCGAATGTCATGGCCACCTTGAAACCCGCAAACATGCTCGGCAGCGCCGTCGGCAAGCGAACTTTCCAGAATGCTTGCCAGCGATTGCCGCCCATTGAACGGATCAACATCAGACTTTCGGGGCGGACGGCCATCAATCCCGTCAGGGTGTCGATCACGATCGGAAAAAACGCGATCAGAAAGGTCATGATCACCTTCGGCAACAAGCCAAAGCCAAACCAGACGATGAAGAGCGGCGCCAACGCCACCTTTGGCAGCACCTGGGCCGTGATCAGCACCGGATGGATCGCTTCGCTGAAGGTCTTCGAATAGACCATCACCGTCGCCATCGGCACTCCGACGAGGACGGCCAGGACGAAACCCAGGATGACGGCCCAGGCCGTCGCAATCGCGTTCTTCAGAAAATACGCATGTTGCGCCACAACTTCGTGCAGCACGGCGCTCGGCGGTGGCAGCATAAAGACCGGCACTTTCAGCAGCCGTACCGCCGCTTCCCAAATCAGCAGACACAACAGCGTTGTTGCGACCGGCACCAGGCGGCTGACGAGGCGTCGGCCGGTTCGCTTCTGCACCGGAGGAGCCGGCGCTGCTGAAGTCGGAATGCTCGCATCAGTCATTGGCGAACACTCCCATTTGCTTGAACAGCTTGCGGATACGGCCGGTGTAGGCGTTAAATTCCGGCGTATCGCGCATTTCGAGCGTTCGCGGCCGCGGCAGATCAATCGTGATGTCTTCGGCGACCGATGCAGGCCGCGCGCTCATGACGATTACGCGGTCCGACATGAACACCGCCTCGTCGATGCTGTGGGTCACCAGGATCGCTGTTTTACGCTTCTCCATCCATAACCGCTGTAGATCCGCGTTCATCTGATCACGGGTCATGGCGTCGAGCGCACCGAACGGCTCGTCCATCAGCAGAATGTCCGGATCGTGCACCAATGCCCGGCACAGGGCCACACGCTGTTTCATTCCGCCTGAGAGCTCGTCGGGAAATTTTTCTTCGAAGTCCTTCAGTCCGACATTGGCCAGCAACTGTCGCGCGGCAGGCAAATAGTCCCGCGTCGGCAGTTTGCGGATTTCGATCTGCAGTAGAATGTTTTGTAATGCGTTCCGCCACTCCAGCAGCTCGGCGTTCTGAAATATAATGCCCAGATCGGTATAAGGACCGTTGACCCGACGCCCGCCGATCTGAACTTCTCCCTGGGTCGGTGGTGCAAGCCCCGCAACGATCATCATCAGCGTGGTCTTGCCGCATCCGCTCGGACCGAGCAGGGAGATGAACTGCCCCTCCTCGATCCGCATGGATACGCTGGACAGGGCCTGTACGCCGACGCCGTCCGCCGAGTCATAGCGTTTGTTGACGGCACGGATGTCGATGAACGGCGCAGCAGGATTCACGATCGGATCATTCAGCATTTAAATGCTCGCGTACAAGGTTTCTGATCCAGCTTACTGAGCCAGGTATTCATTGGTGAAGACCATCTCCGGCTTCACGGTGTCTTTCGGCACGGAGGCGTATTCGACCAGCAGATCGATTGATTTCTGCCAGTCGCCCGCATCCATTACACCGGTCGGCTTGCTCTTGGTCGCATCTGTATGCAGGAGCTTGACGGTTTCTTCCCACTGCTTGGTCACGACTTGGCGGCTGAGCTGGGTGCTCTTGGCGTATTCGAAAAAGGCGTCGATGGCCTTTTCCGGCGACTTTATCGAAGCATCAATCGCTTCGACGGTCGCCTGGGCAAATTTTTTCACGATTTCAGGATTCTCAGCCGCATATTTGGTGCTGACGACGATGCCGTTGCTGATCGGATTGAGACCGTATTTCGGGTAGGCGATGACGTCGATCTTGCAGGCACATTTTTCTTCCATCAGCGGCAACTGCGTGACCGAATATCCAAAGCTGAAATCGGTCTGTTTCTGCAGGAACAGACTGTCGCGGGTCGGAATGTCGACACCGACCTTCTGGATCGCGCTGCCATCGACACCCGCGGCCTTCAGGAAAGCCGGGAAAATCTGCTCGGGCGCGGAGCCGGTGCCGAAGCCGCCCTTGCGGCCGGCGAGATCCTTCGGGCCTTTGATGTTTGCCTCAGCCATCGACATGATGATCGACGGGTTGGTCTGAAGCATGCCGACGATCTGCTTGGCCTGCAGGCCCTGCGCCGCGAACTTCACCAGGGTGCCGCCGTCGGCGAAGCCGAACTGGTCGGTGCCGGCCACCACGGTCTGGATCGTGGTGGCGGAGCCGCGACCTGTTTGCGCCGTGACGTCGAGGCCGTGCTTTTTGTAGATGCCATCGACAATCCCGTAAAGGATCGGCACATGCGACCCATAGAAGTAGACGTCGACCCGCACGGTCACCGGTGTCTGCGCCTGGGCCGCAGCCGGGGCCAGCGCGAGGGAGCCAGAGAGGATTGCGGCAAGCGCGATAGCCGCGCCAGCCAATCGACCGCGTATGACGACATTGCTCATGGATTGGTGCTCCGTGACGATGATGGGAAAACAGAAGATGCGACGCACGCGCGAGGCTCATCCCGCCAACGGCGCAACCGGGAGACCTTGCGAGCGCCGTCGCGCGCCGCCTTTCGCCGCCGGCCCAGCCGCAACGCGCGTGCAAGTTCGGCGTAGTATTTCACGCTGTCCTCCTGAAGG is part of the Bradyrhizobium canariense genome and encodes:
- a CDS encoding ABC transporter permease — translated: MTDASIPTSAAPAPPVQKRTGRRLVSRLVPVATTLLCLLIWEAAVRLLKVPVFMLPPPSAVLHEVVAQHAYFLKNAIATAWAVILGFVLAVLVGVPMATVMVYSKTFSEAIHPVLITAQVLPKVALAPLFIVWFGFGLLPKVIMTFLIAFFPIVIDTLTGLMAVRPESLMLIRSMGGNRWQAFWKVRLPTALPSMFAGFKVAMTFAVVGAIVAEFVASDSGLGYVLVEARANLSMVTVFAAITWLIVMGFAFYYVVEVAERMFLKGRSRKHGQELGAGL
- a CDS encoding ABC transporter ATP-binding protein: MLNDPIVNPAAPFIDIRAVNKRYDSADGVGVQALSSVSMRIEEGQFISLLGPSGCGKTTLMMIVAGLAPPTQGEVQIGGRRVNGPYTDLGIIFQNAELLEWRNALQNILLQIEIRKLPTRDYLPAARQLLANVGLKDFEEKFPDELSGGMKQRVALCRALVHDPDILLMDEPFGALDAMTRDQMNADLQRLWMEKRKTAILVTHSIDEAVFMSDRVIVMSARPASVAEDITIDLPRPRTLEMRDTPEFNAYTGRIRKLFKQMGVFAND
- a CDS encoding ABC transporter substrate-binding protein; the protein is MSNVVIRGRLAGAAIALAAILSGSLALAPAAAQAQTPVTVRVDVYFYGSHVPILYGIVDGIYKKHGLDVTAQTGRGSATTIQTVVAGTDQFGFADGGTLVKFAAQGLQAKQIVGMLQTNPSIIMSMAEANIKGPKDLAGRKGGFGTGSAPEQIFPAFLKAAGVDGSAIQKVGVDIPTRDSLFLQKQTDFSFGYSVTQLPLMEEKCACKIDVIAYPKYGLNPISNGIVVSTKYAAENPEIVKKFAQATVEAIDASIKSPEKAIDAFFEYAKSTQLSRQVVTKQWEETVKLLHTDATKSKPTGVMDAGDWQKSIDLLVEYASVPKDTVKPEMVFTNEYLAQ